One segment of Primulina tabacum isolate GXHZ01 chromosome 6, ASM2559414v2, whole genome shotgun sequence DNA contains the following:
- the LOC142550040 gene encoding uncharacterized protein LOC142550040, with translation MTQEEADDATEVVSGTILIKSVPAHALFDCGATHSFMFKRFAKKLGSKPDKLTAPFRIATPTNRAVETNEIYRDCRITISDQTFSADLIQLIMVDFDVILGMDWLARNSAIVDCKGKRVKLLTAEQKEVVFHGKSRERKLLLSVSQTWKAMKSGEDIYLAMVREGKEEVEMKLKDIPIVREFPDVFPEELSGTVPDREIEFEINLVPGAAPISKAPYRMAPAELKELKEQLQELIDKRQIRPRHVISREGVSVDPRKVEAITEWPRPKNATDIRTFLGLAGYYRKFVEGFSSIAVPLTKLTQKNSKFIWDDDCEKSFQTLKEKLASTPVYHPGKANKVADALSRKGRGKVTLASLSAQPCLQETVKLNQDRDPVLTKLKEQVREGKTQDHQIDENGILWMKGRLCVPDSDNLREEIMSEAHKSKFSVHPGSTKMYRDLKNSFWWNGMKRDVAEFVSRCQVCQQVKAERQRPGGLLQPLEIPE, from the exons ATGACTCAGGAAGAGGCTGACGACGCAACTGAAGTCGTGTCAGGTACCATTCTAATTAAATCAGTACCTGCTCACGCATTATTTGACTGTGGTGCTACACATTCCTTTATGTTTAAGAGGTTTGCTAAGAAGTTAGGAAGTAAGCCTGATAAACTAACTGCACCTTTCCGAATAGCCACACCTACTAATAGAGCCGTTGAAACGAACGAGATTTACAGAGATTGTAGAATCACTATTAGTGATCAGACTTTTAGCGCCGATTTGATACAGCTAATCATGGTCGATTTCGACGTAATcttaggaatggattggttagcaagaAACAGTGCAATAGTAGATTGTAAAGGGAAGAGAGTTAAACTCCTAACCGCAGAGCAGAAGGAAGTCGTGTTTCATGGTAAATCCAGGGAACGGAAGTTGCTACTTTCCGTATCTCAAAcctggaaagccatgaaatccGGGGAGGACATCTACCTAGCGATGGTCAGGGAAGGAAAAGAAGAAGTCGAAATGAAACTGAAAGACATCCCGATAGTGAGAGAGTTCCCAGATGTTTTTCCTGAAGAGCTCTCAGGGACGGTCCCGGACCGTGAGATTGAGTTCGAAATCAACTTGGTTCCCGGTGCTGCACCAATCTCTAAAGCACcctacagaatggcaccagccgAACTCAAGGAATTAAAagaacaactccaagaattgaTAGATAAAAGGCAGATTCGACCGA GACACGTGATTTCAAGAGAAGGAGTGTCAGTGGACCCAaggaaagtagaggcaattacCGAGTGGCCGagacctaagaacgccaccgatATCAGAACCTTTCTTGGATTGGCGGGTTACTACCGAAAGTTTGTTGAAGGGTTCTCCTCGATAGCCGTGCCACTGACgaagctcacacagaagaattCTAAATTCATCTGGGATGACGATTGTGAGAAGAGTTTCCAGACATTGAAGGagaaactcgcatccacaccagt ctaccatccgggtaaagcgAACAAAGTGGCCGATGCGCTAAGTCGGAAGGGCCGTGGCAAGGTAACTCTAGCGTCCCTCTCTGCCCAGCCATGCCTACaggagaccgtcaagttaaaccagGATCGAGACCCGGTACTGACTAAACTTAAGGAGCAGGTCAGAGAAGGGAAGACTCAGGATCATCAGattgatgaaaatggaattttGTGGATGAAAGGAAGGCTGTGTGTGCCCGACAGCGACAACCTTCGCGAAGAGATAATGTCAGAGGCGCACAAGTCAAAATTCTCAGTCCACCCAGGCAGTACGAAAATGTACAGGGACCTCAAGAATAGTTTCTGGTGGAATGGCATGAAGAGAGATGTAGCTGAATTCGTCTCCAGATGTCAGGTATGCCAGCAGGTCAAAGCAGAACGCCAgcgacctggaggattactgcaACCTTTGGAAATTCCCGAATGA